One genomic segment of Fusobacterium mortiferum ATCC 9817 includes these proteins:
- a CDS encoding lipopolysaccharide core heptose(II) kinase RfaY, with protein sequence MKDIKSSEYKEYKIYFPPKEKMEELWKIIIDNTFKLNKVLKDTKRNYVAIVEINNKKYILKEFRSEVVIPQRKIQTFFKKGEALTTLKNGQEAIKEGVTELVEPLVAIIKKGIFIQKSFLLMEYIDGNILRTNEDIDKVIEIIKKVHKLGRYHGDLNTSNFVKIENKIKMIDTQMKKEKYLYFKRIYDIFTLKEDLLVKELRYNVDMKYSINKKGFSYILVFILKKIKRSNFIEKFRNLKKDLRKKGWRI encoded by the coding sequence TTGAAAGATATAAAATCTAGTGAATATAAAGAATATAAAATCTATTTTCCACCAAAAGAAAAAATGGAAGAATTGTGGAAAATTATTATAGATAATACTTTTAAACTTAATAAAGTACTGAAAGATACAAAGAGAAACTATGTAGCTATAGTAGAAATTAATAATAAAAAATATATTTTAAAAGAATTTCGTTCAGAAGTAGTTATTCCTCAAAGGAAAATACAAACCTTCTTTAAAAAAGGAGAAGCCCTTACTACATTAAAAAATGGTCAAGAAGCTATAAAAGAAGGAGTAACAGAGTTAGTAGAACCATTAGTTGCTATTATAAAAAAAGGAATTTTTATTCAAAAAAGCTTTCTTTTAATGGAATATATTGATGGAAATATTCTTAGAACAAATGAAGATATAGATAAGGTAATTGAAATAATAAAGAAAGTACATAAGTTAGGAAGATATCATGGAGATCTTAATACTTCTAATTTTGTAAAAATCGAAAATAAAATTAAAATGATAGATACACAAATGAAAAAAGAAAAGTATCTATATTTTAAAAGAATATATGATATTTTTACACTAAAAGAGGATTTGTTAGTAAAAGAGTTGAGATATAATGTGGATATGAAATATTCAATAAATAAAAAAGGATTTTCATATATATTAGTCTTTATTTTAAAAAAGATAAAACGTTCTAATTTTATAGAAAAATTCAGAAATTTGAAAAAAGATTTGAGAAAAAAAGGCTGGAGAATATAG
- a CDS encoding glycosyltransferase family 9 protein, which produces MKLSNIRKKLKEIYLDVYFKLKPFEYKKGNKILLTVTDGLGDNIVREKLLRKFLEEYGNDRVIVMCVEKTKSFLEKLGFNNIIIYSSSHRKRIKGKIELINKIASLGIEKIVSLEFDQHDIYVKYIKNVEKIGYFNKFNTKYNKYYNKIINFERENYILEQVKNFYNEYFNKNLTLNGILPDISNMYGKSEKYKNVISFGIGSADRKKMLCSDKVVEIIITLNKTSKNKIILLGKGELEEKLVNEIKTKIKLEKYNVINLVNKLSLTETLEIINSAKIYLGVDSGLYNFAFGFRKKILAFFGQKNSFSHDKFENVRIIYGNSENREENYFGTKLLNSIEIDYEDLKKFLVGENDE; this is translated from the coding sequence GTGAAATTATCAAATATTAGAAAAAAATTGAAAGAGATATATTTGGATGTATATTTTAAATTGAAACCTTTTGAATATAAAAAAGGGAATAAAATACTTTTAACTGTAACAGACGGTTTAGGAGATAATATTGTTCGTGAAAAATTGCTAAGAAAATTTTTAGAGGAATATGGAAATGATAGAGTTATAGTAATGTGTGTAGAAAAAACTAAATCCTTTTTAGAAAAATTAGGATTTAATAATATAATTATATATAGTTCTTCTCATAGAAAAAGGATAAAAGGGAAAATTGAATTAATAAATAAGATAGCGAGTTTAGGAATTGAAAAAATAGTTTCATTAGAATTTGATCAACATGATATTTATGTGAAATACATAAAAAATGTAGAAAAAATAGGATATTTTAATAAATTTAACACTAAATATAATAAATATTATAATAAAATTATAAATTTTGAAAGAGAAAATTATATTCTTGAACAAGTTAAAAATTTCTACAATGAGTATTTTAATAAAAATTTAACTTTGAATGGAATTCTTCCAGATATAAGCAATATGTATGGTAAATCAGAAAAATATAAAAACGTAATATCTTTCGGGATAGGATCTGCTGATAGAAAAAAAATGTTATGTTCAGATAAGGTAGTTGAAATAATAATAACTTTAAATAAAACTTCAAAAAATAAAATAATTTTATTAGGAAAAGGGGAATTAGAAGAAAAATTAGTTAATGAAATAAAAACTAAGATTAAGTTAGAAAAATATAATGTTATAAATTTAGTTAATAAATTAAGTTTAACAGAAACATTAGAAATTATAAACTCGGCAAAAATTTATTTAGGAGTAGATTCAGGATTATATAATTTTGCATTTGGATTTAGGAAGAAGATTCTTGCTTTTTTTGGACAAAAAAATAGTTTTTCACATGATAAATTTGAAAATGTAAGGATAATATATGGTAATAGTGAAAATAGAGAAGAGAATTACTTTGGAACAAAATTATTAAATTCTATAGAAATAGATTATGAAGATTTAAAAAAATTTTTAGTAGGGGAAAATGATGAATAA